In the genome of Anabaena cylindrica PCC 7122, the window TAAGGTGAAAATGGAGCGGGAAAACTGCAATTTAGATGAACTAATTAATTCAGCTTTGAATATAATGCAGCCTCTAGCTAATAAAGCTGGGGTGATTTTATCCATTTCTAGTTTATCTGTGCAACTCTGGGCTGATCCAGATCGCATTGTCCAAATTTTAACTAATTTGTTGAGTAATGCCATTAAATTCTCTACTTCAGGTGCTACTGTTTGGCTAACAGCAAAACAACAAGAAAATGAAGTTCTGTTAACAGTTAAAGATACTGGCAGAGGAATACCATCTGATAAATTAGATAGTATTTTTGAACGTTTTCAACAAGTTGACTCTTCCGATTCACGCAACCATGAAGGTACGGGTTTAGGCTTGGCTATTTCTAAGAGTATCATACAGCAACATGGTGGAGAAATTTGGGTAGAAAGTGTTTTAAATGAGGGCAGTAGTTTTTACCTAACTCTGCCGATTTGGCAACTTCCTCAACCTGAATTAGAAAATTCTGCTTCTGAAGAAATGCTAATTAATAATCAATATTCTCCCTTGGTATTGGTTTGTGATGATGATGTTGTGATTCGTACTGAATTACAAACTTTGCTGGAGCAAGGAGGATATCAGGTAATGACAGTTGCCACAGGTGAAGAAGCAATTTCTACAGCCATTACTCAACATCCAGATGTGATTCTACTAGATTTACTCATGCCGGGAATGAATGGCTGGGAAACAATGGCAGTATTGAAAGCACGTGAAGATACTCAAAATATCCCCATTGTGATTTGTAGTGTTTACCAACCCAGTAAAAGTAATCAAGCTAGTGCTAATTTTGTGGATTGGTTGAGTAAACCTGTAGAAGAAATATCTCTGTTACATTCTTTGAAAAAAGTAGTAGCTGAACCTGCTAGAAAAGTCAGGATTTTAATTGTTGAAGATGATAATGATCTCGTCGATTTGTTGGTAACTTTATTTGAGAGGCATGATGATATTGAAACCTTCTTTGCTAAAACAGGTAAGGAAGCTATTCACCTTAGCCAAAAAGTTAATCCTGATTTACTAATTCTGGATTTAATTTTACCGGAAAGTGATGGGTTTACAGTAGTAGATTGGCTCAAACAACATAATCAACTTTGTACTATTCCCGTAGTTGTTTATTCAGCTAAAGATTTAGATGATTCGGAACGCCATCGACTAAAATTGGGACATACAGAATTTTTAACTAAAGGACGAGTTTCAACTCATGAAGTTGAAAAAAGGGTGCTGTATTTGCTGCAAAAAATTACTGGGGGAATTGGTAATGGGTAATGGCTGGAGTTTAGACTAAATGAAATGAGTGAAAAAAGGAAAACTATACTCAAGATTTTGCTTTCGCACTGGCATCACGCGCTAAACCGCAGGTGCAAAAGAATTCTTGATGATGGGTACTTTTACCAGAGAATGTGCTAATTTCTGTAAATCCAGCAGTCTTCAGCATCATTTCGACTTCCGCTACTTCATAGGCTACAAATCCATGTTGAGAAAACTTCTGTTTGTCTAAAAATGCCTTGGAGGTGTAGCTAATAACTAATTTACCGCCAGGGAGCAAAATTCGGTGGCACTCAGTCAACACTTGTAAGGCATCTGACCAGAAATAAAGGGTATTGACTGTGCAGAGTCGATGGAAATGATGATCTGGAAAGGGCAATTTGGTAGCATCTGCTAAATATAGTTCTACTTTGTCTTGGTGTATGAAATGCTGAAACCTCTGTTGACAGATATTTAGAGCTTCGGGCGATCGCTCAACTCCTACTATTAAGGCTGGTATCCCCGTGTTTACAATTTTGTGTATGAGATCGCCACCACCAAACCCAATTTCGAGAACGTGAACACCTGACTGCAAATGCAATAACTGCAAAACTAAGTCATTCATGGCGGCGTTATTTCGATTCAGCAGTCGCAGGAGTAACCGTCCAAACCAGCCCGATGGAAACCCAAGCTGATTGGCAATAAATGCACGGATTATTTGCATAGAAGTAAGATACCAAGAATAATTGAACGCAGATAAACACAGATAAGTAGCTCGGCAAAATTAATTAGACATTTTTCCAAAAAATAGAAATCCCTGGAATCTTGTTCTGTTGCCTGTTCCCCGTTCCCTTCTCAAAATGTACAATTTATTTTGCACGACTACTTAAAGACTGATAATTCAATTGATGTCGTCATTCTGTGCAGCGTCACATAAAATTGGTATGAGATGCTTAAATCTGTTCTGTTTGAATAACCAGTCGTTTTTGAGGTACTCGCAGTAATGAGATACCAACTATTAGTAACCAGATTTCCCACAAAATGAACCCTATGGGTGTAGCTTCTACTATAGGCATAGAGGGAATTACTGTTGCCAGTAGTTCACTTTGTCCCAACAACAACAGCGGTGTGGTGAATAAACCCCACCAAGCAATCCAGGATTTGAATAGGGGCGACGATCGCATTGTCATCCCCACTCCCAAAGTCCAGCCGATTAGTAAAGTCTGCCCCAGATGCTCACCAATCACAACACCCCCATACTGATGCACTGCCTGATAAACCACACTTACCGCTTCCCGTGTGGCTGTGCTGGCGGTTGTATCTGTGTAAAGGTTTGCCAGCACCGGAACGACAAATACCCAACGCATTAGCCCCACAGCCTGAAGAGTACCAGAAATAGCACCCATAAATGTTGCCATGGTGAGATAGGGTGCATCTTTGCAGTCAAGGACTTTGTGCAGCAGAATACTGGCAGGAATAAACAGTAGTGCAGCCAGCCCAAAGGTAAACCAGGTGAGAATCAGTTTTGCTCCCCCTGCGTGAAACTTAGTCAGGACATCAGCGACTGACTGACGGAGAATATCGTCATACTCAAAGGTTTGAATCAGCAGGGTGTAAGGGATATTCGACAGCACGACCAGAAAAATTAATATCATGCCCGTGGTGCGAACGAGTTGTAAACGGCTCATCAAAAATTTCTCTCCATAACCATTTTTATTGAGCGATCGCATGAAAATAATTCAGTTTTCTTATTTACTTGGAAATACCTGAATAAAGCCAATTGGTGATAATCCAACGGTAAGGCTTTCTGCTAAAGTATGAAATGACCAGCCGTGCCAAAAAATTGACTGATCACGCCAATTTATGCAAGATGCTAGGTTCTCAGTTGCTATTGTGCGAGATATTGTGCAGTATGTGGCGGCGCAAGGAGTCGATATCAATTGCTTATACACAGCCGCCAACATCGATCCGGCTTGGCTGGACAACCCAGATCGTCAGGTTTCTGGAGAGGTACTCAAATATCTATGGCGAGAGGCCGTTCAGCAAACAAGCGATCGCTATTTGGGCTTGCACATTGGGGAATCCTTCGACCTATCTGTCATTGGTATAGTTGGCTACGTCCTGTTGAATTGCCAAACCTATGGGCAAGTATTGGAAAAACTCTCCCAATACACCCGTCTTTTTAGTCAGGGTGTGACGATTTACCATACTGTCTCAAAAGGTTGGGCGCATTGTAATTGCGAGATAGTGGGGAACTTGAACAACTATCTAATTGATGAGCCGCGACACCCCATTGAAAGTACGTTCGCAGCCCTGGTAACAGCCACGCAGCAACTCACCGGAAAACCCCTACAAGCTGCTGCTGTTTGGTTTCAGCATCAGAGTCCAGAAGACTGTTCTGAGCATGAGCGAATTTTTCGGACAACGGTGCAGTTTTCCCAACCGATGAATCGAATTGTATTCGATTCCAACTGTTTGAACTGGTCGGTGCGATCAGCAAATGCTAACCTGCTCTCTGTCTTTGAACATCATGCAATCACAATGCTTAATGCTCAGAAGCAATCACAGGGCTATCCCCAAAAGGTTATCTCCAGTATTACTCAGCAATTACATGGGGAAGTGCCTACCATTGAAGCGATCGCTCACAGCCTGACCATCAGTGTAAGACAACTCCAGCGAGAATTACAAGCTGAAAATACATCCTACCAACAGCTTCTAGACAAAACCCGTAGAGAGCTTGCTATGCGTCATTTACAGAACAGAGAAACATCTATTCACGATGTGGCATTTCTCCTGGGATTTTCTGAACCTAGCGCCTTTCATCGTGCTTTCAAACGATGGACAAAACAAACACCCCGCAGCTATAGATTGGCACAGAGCATTCTTGGTGATGAGTAGGAGTCAGGAAGATGAGATAAAATTTAAAGTTGATGAAGGTGATAGCAAAAATGACGCACAAACGAATATTAATAGTTGATAATGAGCAATATATTCAAGAAGTGGCAAAGATTTGCTTGGAAACCGTCGCTGGTTGGGAAGTATTCACGGCTGGTTCTGGAAAAGAAGGAATAGTAAAGGCTGAAAATTATCAACCAGATGCTATTCTTTTGGATGTGATGATGCCAGATATGGATGGACTTGCTGCGTTTGAAAATTTACAGGCTAATCCAGCTACGAAGGCAATTCCAGTGATTTTGTTAACTGCAAAAATTCAAATAGCTGATCGTCGTCGTTATGCTCAATTGGGAATTAAAAGTGCGATCGCTAAACCATTCGATCCGCTATCATTAGCAGGGCAGGTGGCAGCCGCTTTAGGCTGGACTTTGGAAAATTAGATGCAACGAGAGCATAGAATTAAGATATCAAGAATAATTGACCGCAGATAAACGCAGATAAAGACGGATAATTTAGAAAACTCCACAAAAGAGATGATCCAATCTTGTGGGATGGGCATCCTGCCCGTCCTTGTATTATTAGCAGGCTTTTCGGCCTGAACAACAAGAAATTGTGGGATATTTTTTTATTTGGAAGTCTCTTAATTGATGTCATCATTTAGTGCAGCTTCATATAAAATTAGTCTGTTTAACGACCCCTTCTTTCATAACGACGACGGTAGAGTAATTCTAACTGTCCACCATATTCTTGAATCCAAGCAATCTGACGTATATAAAATCCCCGAAATGTATTCGCAAAGAAAAGCGTAAAAATAGCCACGACTAATCCTGATGCTGTGGATACTAATGCTTCACTAATCCCCGCTGTCACACCCGCTGTTTTACTACCACCCACATCACCAATATTCAAAGAAGCAAAAGAAGCAATTAACCCCAAAACTGTACCCAGTAAGCCTAACAGGGGAGCAAGACCAATAATTGTATCAAAAATGTTTTGGAATCTTTTTAGTAAAGGAATCTCTCCCTGTGCTTCACTTTCTAAAGCCAAGCGGAATTCTTCTGGAGTAGGTTCTTCCAATTCTAAAGCAGCTAAAAAAATCCGCGCGATAGGTAAATCAACATTTTTCTGCAAATTATCTAAAGCACTAACTACATTACCTTGACGATAAAAATTTAGCACTTCCCTAACCACCCGGTTCTGACGACCACTCAGCTTTACCCAAAAGGTGATCCGTTCCATGATTAGTGCTACTGCTAACACAGAAAAAAACAGCAGCGGCCACATGACTACGCCACCGGCTTGAAATAGATTACTAATTTCCATTTACTATCTTGTAAATCCTGCACACAGCTAGATTAACAGATTGTTGCTAACAGCAAACTATAAGTAGGGGATGCCTGGCAGTTAAAGTGCGTTATTTTACAATCGTGTCTGTATGGATCGGAGGCGAAATATTTTTTTGTTAATGATTTAAAATAAAAAATCAGCAATACAAAACAATAAATTGGTATTACCTAATTAATTTTACTTCTTAGGTAATGCCACATTTGAAAAAATGAGTGATAGGTTAAAGACTATGATCTTCAATGAATGGCAGTACAATATCACTAAGGCACAGATGAAAAAATTTGAGTTAGCAATAGCTCAATATGCTAGTAAACCAGTTCCAGAAGATGAAAACCAAAAGCTACGCCACCAGGCTCGTATTGATTCACTACAAAGCCAAATTGAGGAGTTTATTCAAGAGATAGAAGAGTACGAAAATCTCAAAAACAATCAAAATAAAATTGAGCGATTGCAATATGATAGTTTAGAAAAATTACCAGAAGCATTAATCAAAGCGCGGATTATTCGCGGATACACTCAAGAAAGTTTCGCCAAACTTTTAGGAGTTAAACCTCAACAGGTACAACGTGATGAAGCAAATGGGTATGCCAGTGCTAGTTTAACAAAACTTTTGAAAATTCAACATACTCTCAATCTGGAAATCCGGGAGGAGATTATCTTTAAATAAAGGAATATTAATTTAATTTTACTCCAATATCTATACCATCACTCTTCAATTGTCCATCTTCCATATAAATGATGCGATCTGCTATATCCAATATCCGATTATCGTGGGTGACAAGCAAAATCGTACAACCTTGTTCTTTAGCTAATTTTTGCATTAATTCCACCACATCGCGTCCAGATTGTTTATCTAAGGACGCTGTGGGTTCATCAGCTAGAACTATTTTAGGATGACTAACTAAAGCACGTGCGATCGCAACTCGTTGCTTTTGTCCCCCCGATAAACTCTCTGGATAGTAATCAACACGCTCACCTAAACCCACTTCTGCTAACATTGCTATAGCTTTGGCATTAATATCTCCTTGCAGATAATCCTCATGCAACTCCAAAGACATCCGCACATTTTCTTTCGCTGTTAAAAACGTCATCAAGTTATGCGCTTGGAAAATATAACCAATCTGACGACGCAACTTAGTTAATTGTCCCTTACTCGCACCACTCATTTCCTGACCCAATATTTGCAAACTCCCCTCTTGCGCGGAACGCAACCCACCCATAAGTGATAACAACGTTGTTTTACCTGAACCAGAAGGCCCCGTCATAATCACAATTTCACCAGTCTTAATCTCTAAATTGATGTCAAATAACACTTGTTTTTTTAGTCCACCTTCACCAAAATAATGATTGAGTTTGGAAACAGTAATTACCGTTTCTGAAGCAACGTTGGATTTCGTCGAGACTTGTAACATAGATTTTTTATCCGTTTTAACTAATCAAGACAGCTTTGTTACTCCCCTCCACAAAACAGCGGGTTGGGGTTCCCAGAAAGCCTAAAAAACATCCGCAGGGTCAGCAGAACCTAGTTTTCGGATAGCGATTGCCCCCGAAATACTACACATAATTACAGTCAAAATAAAAACATTAATTGCCCGGTCTGCTTTCATAAAAATGGGTAACAAAGTGGCAGAATAAGTGACTTGGTACAGCCCAAAAGATAGGAAAAATGCTGGTAAAAAACCCAGAAAAGCTAAAAGTAATGCTTCTTGTAACAAGACAACCAAAAAATAGGTATCTGTATAACCCATTGCTTTGAGAGTGGCATATTCTGGTAAATGATCGGAAACATCAGAATAAAGAATTTGATAAACAATCACGATACCAACAATAAAACCTACTCCGACACCCATACCAAAAATAAAACCAATACCTGTACCATTAGCCCAATAACTTTTTTCTTTTTGAGCAAAATCTTCAGGTGTTCCCACTTGAACAAAGGGATTTTTTGGATCTGGATTTAATCCTATTATCAGTTGTGCTTTGACTTTTTCAATATCAGCACCAGGCTTGAGAGTAATTAAACCCACTTCAATTTGATCTGCTTTCCGAGTGGGAAATAGTTCTAAAAAAGTCGAATCACTAGCAACAACATTACCATCAGCCGCAAAGGAAGCACCATTACTAAATAAACCTTTAACGCTAACAGATTTACTATTTAGTTCTGTTTGAAAATTACCTGTTTTTTTAAAGATATCACCCACCGCACCATATTCAGGACGACCGGCTTGATCAAACATTACTTGATTCAGTTGCTTGAGGTAATCTTTATTTTTTTGCACTTCAGGAAATATCAAACCTGGTTGTGTTGGATCTACACCCCAAACTAAGATAGCCCTATCAATTCGTGTCTCTGGATTTCGCCACTGTCCAGTACCAATATAAACAGAGTTAACTGATTTTACGCCATCATAACTCAATGCTTGATATAGTCTTTCTCTAGAAAAGCTTTTAACTGAAAACAGAGTTTCAAATTGAGGATTAATTAAAACTAAATCAGCTTGTAAATTGCGATGTGGTTGAATAGCTGCATCAAATAAAGCACTTTCAAAACCCATCTGAATAAACATCAGCATATCTGCAAAAG includes:
- a CDS encoding AraC family transcriptional regulator: MQDARFSVAIVRDIVQYVAAQGVDINCLYTAANIDPAWLDNPDRQVSGEVLKYLWREAVQQTSDRYLGLHIGESFDLSVIGIVGYVLLNCQTYGQVLEKLSQYTRLFSQGVTIYHTVSKGWAHCNCEIVGNLNNYLIDEPRHPIESTFAALVTATQQLTGKPLQAAAVWFQHQSPEDCSEHERIFRTTVQFSQPMNRIVFDSNCLNWSVRSANANLLSVFEHHAITMLNAQKQSQGYPQKVISSITQQLHGEVPTIEAIAHSLTISVRQLQRELQAENTSYQQLLDKTRRELAMRHLQNRETSIHDVAFLLGFSEPSAFHRAFKRWTKQTPRSYRLAQSILGDE
- a CDS encoding DevA family ABC transporter ATP-binding protein; this encodes MLQVSTKSNVASETVITVSKLNHYFGEGGLKKQVLFDINLEIKTGEIVIMTGPSGSGKTTLLSLMGGLRSAQEGSLQILGQEMSGASKGQLTKLRRQIGYIFQAHNLMTFLTAKENVRMSLELHEDYLQGDINAKAIAMLAEVGLGERVDYYPESLSGGQKQRVAIARALVSHPKIVLADEPTASLDKQSGRDVVELMQKLAKEQGCTILLVTHDNRILDIADRIIYMEDGQLKSDGIDIGVKLN
- a CDS encoding DUF4386 domain-containing protein yields the protein MSRLQLVRTTGMILIFLVVLSNIPYTLLIQTFEYDDILRQSVADVLTKFHAGGAKLILTWFTFGLAALLFIPASILLHKVLDCKDAPYLTMATFMGAISGTLQAVGLMRWVFVVPVLANLYTDTTASTATREAVSVVYQAVHQYGGVVIGEHLGQTLLIGWTLGVGMTMRSSPLFKSWIAWWGLFTTPLLLLGQSELLATVIPSMPIVEATPIGFILWEIWLLIVGISLLRVPQKRLVIQTEQI
- the devC gene encoding ABC transporter permease DevC, which produces MVSQLFRKTPLAWRQLMKEKTRLAIAVAGITFADMLMFIQMGFESALFDAAIQPHRNLQADLVLINPQFETLFSVKSFSRERLYQALSYDGVKSVNSVYIGTGQWRNPETRIDRAILVWGVDPTQPGLIFPEVQKNKDYLKQLNQVMFDQAGRPEYGAVGDIFKKTGNFQTELNSKSVSVKGLFSNGASFAADGNVVASDSTFLELFPTRKADQIEVGLITLKPGADIEKVKAQLIIGLNPDPKNPFVQVGTPEDFAQKEKSYWANGTGIGFIFGMGVGVGFIVGIVIVYQILYSDVSDHLPEYATLKAMGYTDTYFLVVLLQEALLLAFLGFLPAFFLSFGLYQVTYSATLLPIFMKADRAINVFILTVIMCSISGAIAIRKLGSADPADVF
- a CDS encoding response regulator yields the protein MTHKRILIVDNEQYIQEVAKICLETVAGWEVFTAGSGKEGIVKAENYQPDAILLDVMMPDMDGLAAFENLQANPATKAIPVILLTAKIQIADRRRYAQLGIKSAIAKPFDPLSLAGQVAAALGWTLEN
- a CDS encoding MotA/TolQ/ExbB proton channel family protein, whose translation is MEISNLFQAGGVVMWPLLFFSVLAVALIMERITFWVKLSGRQNRVVREVLNFYRQGNVVSALDNLQKNVDLPIARIFLAALELEEPTPEEFRLALESEAQGEIPLLKRFQNIFDTIIGLAPLLGLLGTVLGLIASFASLNIGDVGGSKTAGVTAGISEALVSTASGLVVAIFTLFFANTFRGFYIRQIAWIQEYGGQLELLYRRRYERRGR
- a CDS encoding class I SAM-dependent methyltransferase is translated as MQIIRAFIANQLGFPSGWFGRLLLRLLNRNNAAMNDLVLQLLHLQSGVHVLEIGFGGGDLIHKIVNTGIPALIVGVERSPEALNICQQRFQHFIHQDKVELYLADATKLPFPDHHFHRLCTVNTLYFWSDALQVLTECHRILLPGGKLVISYTSKAFLDKQKFSQHGFVAYEVAEVEMMLKTAGFTEISTFSGKSTHHQEFFCTCGLARDASAKAKS
- a CDS encoding helix-turn-helix transcriptional regulator — translated: MIFNEWQYNITKAQMKKFELAIAQYASKPVPEDENQKLRHQARIDSLQSQIEEFIQEIEEYENLKNNQNKIERLQYDSLEKLPEALIKARIIRGYTQESFAKLLGVKPQQVQRDEANGYASASLTKLLKIQHTLNLEIREEIIFK